The Lactuca sativa cultivar Salinas chromosome 2, Lsat_Salinas_v11, whole genome shotgun sequence genome includes a window with the following:
- the LOC111920042 gene encoding probable calcium-binding protein CML46: protein MSFVIPELVQYFFLQSFLNRGTRILKFFSRCKFVVHHQLGFSPEPYMSNIQVEKENHDPNLSRSHLSFTNKRISGDESVRRDELELLMANLGFFCLSGGEKLPESLNSTDLLNIFEEEQPRLDEVKEAFDIFDENKDGFIDARELQRVLSALGVMEGADMEDCRKMIGAFDENADGRIDFNEFVKFMENTCC, encoded by the coding sequence ATGAGTTTCGTGATACCTGAATTGGTCCAATATTTCTTCTTGCAATCGTTTCTCAACAGGGGCACCAGAATCTTGAAGTTTTTCTCAAGATGCAAGTTTGTTGTCCACCAtcaactagggttttccccgGAACCCTACATGTCTAACATTCAAGTCGAAAAGGAAAACCATGATCCCAATTTGTCAAGATCACACCTTTCCTTCACCAACAAGAGAATCTCTGGTGATGAAAGCGTCAGAAGAGATGAGTTGGAGCTACTGATGgcgaatttagggtttttttgCCTTTCCGGAGGCGAAAAGCTGCCGGAGTCGTTGAATTCTACAGATTTGTTGAATATTTTTGAAGAGGAGCAACCGAGATTGGATGAAGTGAAAGAAGCTTTTGATATTTTTGATGAGAACAAAGATGGGTTTATTGATGCGAGGGAGTTGCAGAGGGTTCTTTCTGCTTTGGGAGTGATGGAAGGAGCGGACATGGAAGACTGTAGGAAGATGATCGGAGCGTTTGACGAGAACGCCGATGGTAGGATAGATTTTAACGAGTTTGTGAAGTTTATGGAAAACACCTGCTGTTAG